In the Telopea speciosissima isolate NSW1024214 ecotype Mountain lineage chromosome 2, Tspe_v1, whole genome shotgun sequence genome, one interval contains:
- the LOC122653276 gene encoding L-ascorbate peroxidase 2, cytosolic-like, whose protein sequence is MVKVYPTVSEEYLKAVEKCKRKLRGLIAEKNCAPIVVRLAWHSAGTFDIHTKSGGPFGTMRHAEELAHGANRGLEIAIRLIEPIKEEFPILSYADFVQLAGVVAVEVTGGPEIPFHPGREDKPHPPPEGRLPDATKGSDHLRDIFGHMGFSDKEIVVLSGAHTLGRCHKERTGFEGPWTSKPLIFDNSYFVELLEGEKEGLLQLPTDKVLVEDPAFIPYVEKYAADEDLFFADYAEAHQALSELGFADAE, encoded by the exons ATGGTAAAGGTCTACCCTACCGTGAGTGAGGAGTACCTGAAGGCTGTTGAGAAATGCAAGAGGAAGCTCAGAGGACTCATTGCTGAGAAGAACTGCGCTCCAATTGTTGTTCGATTGGC ATGGCACTCTGCTGGGACCTTCGATATCCACACAAAGTCCGGAGGTCCTTTTGGAACAATGAGGCACGCCGAAGAGCTTGCTCATGGGGCAAACAGGGGTCTCGAAATTGCCATCAGGCTTATTGAGCCTATCAAGGAGGAGTTCCCCATCCTATCTTACGCAGATTTCGTTCAG TTGGCTGGAGTTGTTGCCGTGGAAGTGACCGGAGGACCTGAAATTCCTTTCCATCCCGGTAGAGAG GACAAGCCACATCCACCTCCAGAAGGCCGTCTTCCTGATGCCACCAAGG GTTCGGACCATTTGAGGGATATCTTTGGACACATGGGTTTTAGCGATAAGGAAATTGTTGTTCTTTCTGGTGCCCACACCCTG GGAAGATGCCACAAAGAGCGCACTGGGTTCGAAGGACCCTGGACCAGCAAACCGCTCATCTTCGATAACTCTTACTTCGT GGAACTGCTTGAGGGAGAGAAGGAAGGCCTTCTACAGCTGCCAACCGATAAGGTCCTTGTAGAAGACCCAGCCTTCATCCCATATGTTGAGAAATATGCTGCG GATGAGGACTTGTTCTTTGCTGATTACGCTGAAGCCCATCAGGCGCTTTCTGAGCTTGG GTTTGCTGATGCAGAGTAA